The window CCCGGGCCCGGTCAATGGCCTTGACTATCAGCCCGGAAACAACCCCGATCCTTGAAGGAGGACGGGGTTGCTCAGAGGTCTTGCCAACCTTTTCTTTGAGGcttgaaattgtatttttgttaaaCAGGAACCTCTTGCATATGATGCTATAGAGGCCATTTTCCCTGTCCCGAGTTGTCCCAAACTCAGGGGCAGGGAAATTCCTCCCAGGGAAGAAAACTGGTCCGTTGAAGACTGGACAGATCTCTTCCCTGGTTTCTCCACGGGCAGTGTTCGTCCATGCAGAGATGAACGTGCCCAGGGAGCCAGCGTCGATGACCCTATGCGAAATGCATATACTAATAGCCACACCACCACATTTGAACCTGGTGAGCTGGACGAGCAAAATCGGGTCGGTTTCCTCGTCCGCTTCCCCGATTTCGCAGGGTAAAATGTCGTTGAGCTCCTCGACAGCGTCAAGATTCATGACCTCGAGGAGCTGGAGATCAACGTTCGCCTCGATGAGGAGAGCGCCTTGGTCGCTGCAATCAACGACGCGGTGTTGCTTCATGTATCGCCCTGCGAAAGGGTAGAAAGCGGGCAGGATTGATGATAGAGTGTCTTGGAGATGATCGAGATTCGCTGCCGCGGAGGCCGGGGATTTGTAGTAGAACATTCCGACAACGTGCATGGTCGGGTTGAGTTCGTCCATGAATGAGATCTTGTAGGTTTTGAGGTTTTGTGGAGTTGGGGTGCGTGGTTTCACCAGCCTTTTACTCACGACCTTCACCTTCATGGCTGCTCCTTGCGAATCAAATCCTGAGAAATCACAACGTAGGCTTATAATCAAGATCGTATAGAAGAATAGAATTTGTAGTGA is drawn from Salvia hispanica cultivar TCC Black 2014 chromosome 6, UniMelb_Shisp_WGS_1.0, whole genome shotgun sequence and contains these coding sequences:
- the LOC125193503 gene encoding pelargonidin 3-O-(6-caffeoylglucoside) 5-O-(6-O-malonylglucoside) 4'''-malonyltransferase-like, which translates into the protein MKVKVVSKRLVKPRTPTPQNLKTYKISFMDELNPTMHVVGMFYYKSPASAAANLDHLQDTLSSILPAFYPFAGRYMKQHRVVDCSDQGALLIEANVDLQLLEVMNLDAVEELNDILPCEIGEADEETDPILLVQLTRFKCGGVAISICISHRVIDAGSLGTFISAWTNTARGETREEICPVFNGPVFFPGRNFPAPEFGTTRDRENGLYSIICKRFLFNKNTISSLKEKVGKTSEQPRPPSRIGVVSGLIVKAIDRARAHVGPATDLVVAQAVNIRERTVPPLAKHSCGNLVALSITKLTAEESKKMGVEDYVRVLGSDARKTVRDCAGLISEEGKRSWIQMSHEVSEMSLREDVNVVWVTDWSKFGFYEADFGWGKPEWASVANVMVKNHVTLMDTKEGDGIEAWVQLEDTEMPYFENQIRNFISA